A window of the Penaeus monodon isolate SGIC_2016 chromosome 38, NSTDA_Pmon_1, whole genome shotgun sequence genome harbors these coding sequences:
- the LOC119596610 gene encoding pro-resilin-like isoform X2 — protein MNAKVLLLLVVVASAAAQRRPYAYRAPESSEESYESSEAKYNFNWAVSDDSSSNEFGHQEARDGDDTQGSYYVQLPDGRLQTVKYFVDGDSGYVAEVSYEGEARYPDSYESFESREYRAPRPVYG, from the exons ATGAACGCCAAG GTTCTCCTCCTCTTGGTTGTGGTGGCATCGGCCGCTGCCCAAAGACGCCCCTATGCCTACCGTGCCCCTGAG TCATCCGAGGAATCGTACGAGTCTTCCGAAGCCAAGTACAACTTCAACTGGGCCGTGAGCGATGACTCCTCAAGCAACGAGTTCGGACACCAGGAGGCCCGTGACGGCGACGACACTCAGGGATcgtactacgtgcagcttcccgacggccgcctgcagaccgtcaagtacttcgtggacggcgactccggctacgtggctgaagtcagctacgagggcgaggctcgttaCCCCGACTCCTACGAGTCCTTTGAGTCTCGAGAGTACAGGGCACCCAGGCCCGTATACGGATAA
- the LOC119596610 gene encoding pro-resilin-like isoform X1, translated as MLCFQVLLLLVVVASAAAQRRPYAYRAPESSEESYESSEAKYNFNWAVSDDSSSNEFGHQEARDGDDTQGSYYVQLPDGRLQTVKYFVDGDSGYVAEVSYEGEARYPDSYESFESREYRAPRPVYG; from the exons ATGCTTTGTTTTCAGGTTCTCCTCCTCTTGGTTGTGGTGGCATCGGCCGCTGCCCAAAGACGCCCCTATGCCTACCGTGCCCCTGAG TCATCCGAGGAATCGTACGAGTCTTCCGAAGCCAAGTACAACTTCAACTGGGCCGTGAGCGATGACTCCTCAAGCAACGAGTTCGGACACCAGGAGGCCCGTGACGGCGACGACACTCAGGGATcgtactacgtgcagcttcccgacggccgcctgcagaccgtcaagtacttcgtggacggcgactccggctacgtggctgaagtcagctacgagggcgaggctcgttaCCCCGACTCCTACGAGTCCTTTGAGTCTCGAGAGTACAGGGCACCCAGGCCCGTATACGGATAA
- the LOC119596610 gene encoding pro-resilin-like isoform X3 gives MASAAAQRRPYAYRAPESSEESYESSEAKYNFNWAVSDDSSSNEFGHQEARDGDDTQGSYYVQLPDGRLQTVKYFVDGDSGYVAEVSYEGEARYPDSYESFESREYRAPRPVYG, from the exons ATGGCATCGGCCGCCGCCCAAAGACGCCCCTATGCCTACCGTGCCCCTGAG TCATCCGAGGAATCGTACGAGTCTTCCGAAGCCAAGTACAACTTCAACTGGGCCGTGAGCGATGACTCCTCAAGCAACGAGTTCGGACACCAGGAGGCCCGTGACGGCGACGACACTCAGGGATcgtactacgtgcagcttcccgacggccgcctgcagaccgtcaagtacttcgtggacggcgactccggctacgtggctgaagtcagctacgagggcgaggctcgttaCCCCGACTCCTACGAGTCCTTTGAGTCTCGAGAGTACAGGGCACCCAGGCCCGTATACGGATAA
- the LOC119596840 gene encoding pro-resilin-like, producing the protein MNAKFFLLLVVVASAAAQRRPYAYRAPESSEESYESSEAKYNFNWAVSDDSSSNEFGHQEARDGDDTQGSYYVQLPDGRLQTVKYFVDGDSGYVAEVSYEGEARYPDSYESFESREYRPPRPVYG; encoded by the exons ATGAACGCAAAG TTCTTCCTCCTCTTGGTTGTGGTGGCATCGGCCGCCGCCCAAAGACGCCCCTATGCCTACCGTGCCCCTGAG TCATCCGAGGAATCGTACGAGTCTTCCGAAGCCAAGTACAACTTCAACTGGGCCGTGAGCGATGACTCCTCAAGCAACGAGTTCGGACACCAGGAGGCCCGTGACGGCGACGACACTCAGGGATcgtactacgtgcagcttcccgacggccgcctgcagaccgtcaagtacttcgtggacggcgactccggctacgtggcCGAAGTCAGCTACGAGGGCGAAGCTCGTTACCCCGACTCCTACGAGTCCTTTGAGTCTCGAGAGTACAGGCCACCCAGACCCGTATACGGTTAA